ctgcgcaaattctcatgtgttcctaatgacaagggcaagactggtaatcaaactagcctctcagcaggagtgttagtgtgaaagcagggcttattgacacagataataaagcttgttagaatgcgtaacataattattaccagaagaggtgagagctcccctagtggctacaggagtgcattttccccaaagcagatataatggatggtggtcttattgcttttagaccacaacttgggatagaagaacaaatcaaattattttcctcatttaatattcagattttaattgggcttaaattttagaacacagtgtgttctaggatggtacgttatggatattagtctctaccacattctaacgctataaatccggaccttttcctatgtttgatttggtggctgccaggcgttctgagtagtatagtgactatggtaggcgtgtgattccctaaggaattttttgttctgttctgtgtggcaaatacatataatgctgacatttttcctggaagatttgggatttttcatcccgtgccttaaggtatttctctccagctctagggagtctcccccgaaaacaccagtcactcactagccttacacttatgcttgctgacttattcaacaccatgaaggattaacagaaaaacagaaacctattaaaaggctgcaccatatcatgatatgcaaataaacatccagcatcattgtttcacagggaagtacattatttattgataattataaccctaacccttacttctcagcttgacaaacataaggtgcagcgcgtgagcatgtgaactggttgaaatgcaagtgtttcacagtcaatgcataagacttgagagccctgactttacttatatagcccacaacatgtttatatttcataaataaatctggccagcaaatcggtatttcattttccatataatataaaaaaaacgataatgttatcccgctgataattgcaggtgcgtttcacccccggcactggctggagacacaggcaaaaggcatacaatcttattgaggtacaaaaattattccatctactctgcacttctgcataacttccatcatagtgccagtttttgccagatcaaatctgcaatcagaaaattactgcatacatgcctttatattacggtcaagcggagagtcagagcagtttccatagaaacaacgtaaacaaactttaccgtttgaagcacaacaaactctgagtgaaaatggcgcagaggtgagtagcttgttagctctccaaaatgtctttgaattcttcaactgatgttgtgctactttgattatttagccttttatactataatgacatagtaaatgtctataatacaataaaaaacattacatatttttttaatattacatattttttaacgtcatttaaagtgcagtggtttttattgctactgtggttgctaatatttaaataatgacagactatttggttagtaaattcatctcaaacatgctagtttagtagggcttcccaacctttcgatgtccgcggatcggtttccgtcgtagaaaagtgtcacggagcggtaagacggcggtataatttgggggttcccacgccgagcggctggagattgacggtgtatacggacatgcggggctaatggcgtatttccgtacatcaatacgggcagctttctttccaaaacggcgcgatcccctaataaacgggacggctggctcctctacccccggttgtctgccgcccggtgcaatactccgcgcggacggtaccggaacaccgaccggaagttgggaccccctactgtacagggtggtaggtaaattgtaaaaaaaaattggggcattactttcggagtaggctagatgcttctaagtttatcattacatctatttacattgttacacaggattaacactttcaaatattcttagcttggttagtgttaactcagttcttggtagtattcatctgggtattcatttgatgtggagcacagttgtttcgtatttgattctagttataatttggtgacattactgtttaatatgatattgcacttacagtatcgtgcattttacagtagattttttttgcaatcttgctcgctgtttcttttattctttcttttttatatatgtgaaccctgtaattatttattataataattataacaattgtattttctgtatggttgaagaatttccagctctttatttattttattatctctgttaagtgctggttaatctctcatttatttcccagagagcgaattgagagagctgatcgatggaccaacacccaacactgggaagcctggaacctgtgggatgaagtgatcaactggggagaaggtgtggaggagttctcaccagtgacactccccactgtccaggctgggggggttaaggggggattgggggggtctaccgatttgggtaagggaggggttagtaagggaggggagagtgtggaaaacgatggactgctagccagcactagtatttcatctcaaagtcttcagagtaattacggcctttcatctgaagactgggaaatttataaaacgtgctaccttaacaaaaaaaagaaagtcaggaaggaccggacaagccggggggaaagtgaggtaagggggcagagtagtgaggaatatgtggaggtaccagagtggggaacatttgaggggaaggcctccagggttgtgatggaggggacagaggctggtattagtatgatggatatgctaaatggaggtgaggagaatgtatgtgaggtgggagtgaatgtggaggaggttaagggaggaggagggagaagtacagggaatgctgtggagtaTGTAGTGTCACAaagaggcagaacttggctagaacccatccaggaggaagaacttgaggaagatgaagaaacagatgaggagcttcaggaagcagaagacactgatgctgccacagtggacaattggcagtgcatggcggcatatgtagccagaatatggctgcagactttacaggaagatggacctgaggaaaatgaagaagctgatgtggtattccagcaggcagaagatgctgatgctaccacactggtcaggtttcagtgtatggtggcatctgaagacagatcacagctactgactataccagaagaaggacctgaggaagaggacgagactgaagtgatgaagacagataaaacaaaagaagatgctgatgctgccgagaagatctacagtgaagaagaagtatcattccatgtgaatgccgaagatctttctgaagatgatactgagaagagccacaagaagaagaagaagaagatgaagtggtgcttcttctgctgtcccctgcccttcagaagaagtagcaagaggcagtaattataaggctgtgaattcaggtttagaaatgacttaaagcagtaatataactacattattgacaccttcacaatgcactgtaatgcatccataaatatattatagacatgcgtataaatattgaagaaaaaaaagcataacacattatagccatgtttattatggattaatggccgatataatgtattatgaagatatttattgtgtatatatagatcagagcattcataatgcattatcaacatagctataatgtgttatgcctttgtataagtatttacagccgtgtttttaatacttttataaatgatttataaggcattaattaggtatttatttatttatttattagttatatgactgctttaagtaacgttaagtaaagtgtttattttctttttcttagaatacccgtgttagagccctgcattgggactgggatcccgcgggacccaacggaaagtgatactgtttaagtgttaatgtagctataagatacgataagataagatatgctaagttaaaatataagataggctaagacgaaatatattaatataagctaagttgaaatataataagataagataggttaagttatatgatgataggctaagttaaaatataataagataggttaagttaagatatgacaagataggctaagataaaatatgataggctaagttaacatatgataagataggctatgttaagataagagatttgcaataaaacatatttacttttcaaactgtgtctttgtcatctcttcagtgttgtgtctgtctttgtttgataattttgaattgttaatttatatctgacactctcctaaatgtcaataagcagagacggaggaatgggaggaaggtacagttaagtataaatgataaagtatcaaaatcacagtggtgccttattttgacgcagagaaagtaatttcagtgttactaccacatatgagttaatggctgcaaatgttggtgttagaagtgcctgtaaataacgcggcgtaagtttaactccggtgtgtttctgaaaaacgcgcagccttctgcctgctgtcattcgtcgcacgtgtaggaggctattctggtaagtaacaggtaaagttgtcatttaacgtaatgctaacgtgcattaccagttagtaagtgttttactatatcacacaccttatgtcctttatagttttagtccggtgcactctgtatccatgctaactagctagctaatgttaacatgacgcagtacagtcttccagcttggggattcccacccctgtccgcggccagtattccgcaggggggtttgcggaggtgttggttgcaaatgcaaacgatcccttcatgttcatgcgttgtgttctaatgtgtaaataaaagataactatcaaattcaatgtttatgtcctattatactagataagactgtaaaatagtttgccctgcatatggatgccatgcagtcagagtatgatcaagatagggtgtgcatgtggaaaaaagacaaatgtaacagtatttgagggatggagggatgagaagagtgggatggagggaaatgtaaggagaaggaggttcctcggagctccgagatgtgtttggctgtaataaatctggaatatagctatatgacatagtttttgataacaccagcatttattttttaggtttctcgagctccgtcaaaacaattagaacgagttcattatgtaactggaacctctctcacatgtaaacacagtgacacgctacagcgttggtttgttgtctgaggctatgatactgaccacaaacacattctcaaatttcactgcagcaatcacagcatatgcaggcagaaaaatgatcgcaaaaaacattcagcattagactctaaaaccatctgtaatgtctgtgtttatccagtggaccataaattaaaataagctt
The nucleotide sequence above comes from Brienomyrus brachyistius isolate T26 unplaced genomic scaffold, BBRACH_0.4 scaffold42, whole genome shotgun sequence. Encoded proteins:
- the LOC125722784 gene encoding uncharacterized protein LOC125722784 — translated: MEGTEAGISMMDMLNGGEENVCEVGVNVEEVKGGGGRSTGNAVEYVVSQRGRTWLEPIQEEELEEDEETDEELQEAEDTDAATVDNWQCMAAYVARIWLQTLQEDGPEENEEADVVFQQAEDADATTLVRFQCMVASEDRSQLLTIPEEGPEEEDETEVMKTDKTKEDADAAEKIYSEEEVSFHVNAEDLSEDDTEKSHKKKKKKMKWCFFCCPLPFRRSSKRQ